The Campylobacter sp. CN_NE2 genome contains a region encoding:
- the lolA gene encoding LolA-like outer membrane lipoprotein chaperone, with the protein MKKFILSLSILASFIVANPLEFKTLSSNFKQSVTSEEAKIEYAGNFIATRTNAFWHYESPNLKDIYFSFDRVVVIEPDLEQAIITTIKNTPNLTEILANAKPNKNGIYEAKFDDVTYQIELKNELPHTIKYTDKLDNKVEITLSGTQKDQKVNEALLIPEIPQNFDIISQ; encoded by the coding sequence ATGAAAAAATTTATCCTATCTTTATCGATTTTAGCAAGTTTTATCGTGGCAAATCCGCTTGAATTTAAAACGCTTAGCTCAAATTTCAAACAAAGCGTAACAAGCGAAGAAGCCAAAATCGAATACGCAGGAAACTTTATCGCCACAAGAACCAATGCTTTTTGGCATTACGAAAGCCCAAATTTAAAGGATATTTATTTTAGTTTTGATCGCGTTGTCGTTATCGAGCCGGACCTTGAACAAGCCATAATCACAACGATAAAAAACACGCCAAATTTAACCGAAATTTTGGCAAATGCAAAGCCAAATAAAAATGGAATTTATGAAGCTAAATTTGATGATGTAACCTATCAGATCGAGCTAAAAAACGAGCTTCCGCACACGATAAAATACACAGACAAACTAGATAACAAAGTCGAAATCACGCTTTCTGGGACACAAAAAGATCAAAAAGTAAATGAAGCTTTATTGATCCCTGAAATTCCACAAAATTTTGACATAATTTCGCAGTAA